From Eptesicus fuscus isolate TK198812 chromosome 13, DD_ASM_mEF_20220401, whole genome shotgun sequence, the proteins below share one genomic window:
- the LOC103303482 gene encoding olfactory receptor 51B2 has product MWPNISASPFLLTGFPGLETAHHWISIPFFAVYVSVLFGNGILLYLIKDDHTLHEPMYYFLAMLAGTDLMVTLTTMPTVMGVLWVNHREMSHGACFLQAYCIHSLSIVESGILLAMAYDRFIAIHNPLRYNSILTNTRVVKLGMGAFIRGFISIVPVVVRLFSFAYCHSHVLSHAFCLHQEIMKLACADITFNRLYPVILISLTIFLDSLIILFSYILILKTVMGIASGEERAKALNTCISHIGCVLIFYVTVIGLSFIHRFGKNVPQVVLIIMSYVYFLFPPLMNPIIYSVKTKQIQYGIHRLLTKYTIES; this is encoded by the coding sequence ATGTGGCCCAATATTAGTGCTTCCCCCTTTCTGCTGACTGGCTTCCCAGGCCTGGAAACAGCTCATCACTGGATCTCCATCCCCTTCTTTGCCgtctatgtctctgtgctttTTGGCAATGGCATTCTCCTCTACCTAATCAAGGATGACCACACTCTCCATGAACCCATGTACTATTTCCTTGCCATGCTGGCGGGAACAGATCTGATGGTGACATTGACCACGATGCCAACTGTAATGGGTGTTTTATGGGTGAATCATCGGGAGATGAGCCATGGAGCCTGTTTCTTGCAGGCCTACTGTATTCACTCTCTTTCCATTGTAGAGTCAGGTATCTTGCTTGCCATGGCCTATGACCGTTTTATTGCCATTCACAATCCCTTGAGATATAATTCCATTCTCACCAATACTCGAGTGGTAAAGTTAGGGATGGGAGCTTTTATAAGGGGTTTCATATCCATTGTGCCTGTAGTTGTGCGTCttttttcatttgcatattgTCACTCTCATGTTCTCTCTCATGCTTTCTGTCTTCACCAAGAAATTATGAAACTGGCATGTGCTGACATAACTTTCAATAGACTGTACCCTGTCATTCTGATTTCTTTAACAATCTTCTTAGACTCTTTGATTATCCTTTTCTCCTATATTCTAATTCTTAAGACTGTCATGGGCATAGCCTCTGGTGAAGAGAGAGCCAAGGCCCTCAATACCTGTATCTCTCACATCGGTTGTGTCCTCATCTTCTATGTCACTGTTATCGGTCTGTCATTTATTCATAGGTTTGGGAAAAATGTGCCACAAGTGGTCCTCATTATAATGAGCTATGTatactttctctttcctcctttaatGAATCCTATCATTTACAGTGTCAAGACCAAGCAAATTCAATATGGCATTCACCGCCTTTTAACTAAATATACAATTGAAAGTT
- the LOC103303457 gene encoding olfactory receptor 51B2-like — MWSNTSAAPFLLTGFPGLETFHPWISIAFFVIYISILLGNGTLLFLIREDHILHEPMYYFLAILAASDLGVTLTTMPTVLGVLWLDHREISHGACYFQAYLIHSLSIVESGVLLVMAYDRFIAICNPLRYTSILTNAKVVKISLGVLMRGFILIVPIIITLSEFPYCRSHVLSHAFCLHQDVIKLACADITFNRLYPIALVSLTGFLDSMLILISYILILKTVMGIASGKEQTKALNTCVSHISCVLVFYVTVTGLTLIHRFGKYVPHIVHIIMSYVYFLFPPFMNPIIYSIKTKQIQNGINRLLSFHRT; from the coding sequence ATGTGGTCCAACACTAGTGCTGCTCCTTTCCTACTGACTGGCTTCCCAGGTTTGGAGACATTTCATCCTTGGATTTCCATTGCCTTCTTTGTCATCTATATCTCCATCCTCCTTGGCAATGGCACTCTCCTCTTCCTTATCAGAGAAGACCACATTCTTCATGAGCCTATGTACTACTTTTTGGCTATACTGGCAGCCTCAGATCTAGGAGTAACTTTGACAACAATGCCCACTGTGCTTGGTGTTCTATGGCTGGATCACAGGGAGATTAGCCATGGGGCCTGCTATTTCCAAGCCTATCTAATCCATTCACTCTCAATTGTGGAGTCTGGAGTCTTGCTTGTTATGGCCTATGATCGTTTTATTGCCATCTGCAATCCCTTAAGATACACCTCCATTCTCACCAATGCTAAGGTGGTGAAGATAAGTCTAGGGGTTCTAATGAGAGGATTTATACTTATTGTGCCCATAATCATCACCCTTTCTGAATTCCCCTACTGCAGGTCCCATGTCCTCTCCCATGCCTTCTGCTTACACCAAGATGTGATCAAATTGGCCTGTGCTGACATTACTTTCAATAGACTTTATCCTATAGCCTTGGTCTCATTAACTGGCTTCTTGGACTCTATGCTTATCCTTATCTCTTATATCCTAATCCTTAAGACTGTTATGGGCATTGCTTCAGGTAAGGAGCAGACAAAAGCTCTAAACACCTGTGTTTCTCATATTAGCTGTGTACTGGTTTTTTATGTCACTGTGACTGGGCTGACCCTCATTCATCGATTTGGGAAATATGTGCCACATATAGTTCATATTATCATGAGTTATGTCTACTTTCTCTTCCCCCCATTTATGAATCCAATAATCTATAGTATTAAGACCAAGCAGATCCAGAATGGTATCAATCGTCTTCTCTCTTTCCATAGAACTTGA
- the LOC103303456 gene encoding olfactory receptor 51B5: MWPNSSFSSFLLTGFPSLEAAHHWISIPFFFVYISVLFGNGTLLLLIKEDHNLHEPMYYFLAMLAATDLGLTLTTMPTVMGVLWLDHREIGNVACFSQAYFIHSLSFVESGVLLAMAYDRFIAICNPLRYTSILTNTRVMKIGLVVLTRGFVSVVPPILPLYFFPYCHSHVLSHAFCLHQDVIKLACADTTFNRLYPVVLVVLIFVLDSLIILISYVLILKSVLSIASRDERAKALNTCVSHICCVLVFYITVIGLSLIHRFGKEVPHIVHLIMSYVYFLFPPLMNPIIYSVKTKQIQSGVLHLFTTHKVRT; encoded by the coding sequence ATGTGGCCCAACAGCAGCTTCAGTTCCTTCCTGTTGACTGGTTTTCCAAGCTTGGAGGCAGCTCACCACTGGATTTCTATACCCTTCTTTTTTGTTTACATCTCTGTCCTTTTTGGCAATGGCACCCTCCTCCTTCTCATTAAGGAAGATCACAATCTTCATGAGCCTATGTACTATTTCCTGGCCATGTTGGCAGCCACTGACCTGGGGCTGACCTTAACCACAATGCCCACGGTGATGGGAGTCCTCTGGTTGGACCATAGGGAGATTGGAAATGTAGCCTGTTTTTCTCAAGCCTACTTTATACATTCACTTTCTTTTGTAGAGTCTGGTGTTTTGCTGGCTATGGCCTATGATCGTTTTATTGCCATTTGCAACCCCCTTAGATATACCTCTATACTCACTAATACTCGAGTAATGAAAATTGGGCTGGTAGTTCTGACGAGGGGATTTGTATCTGTTGTTCCCCCAATTTTACCCctctatttttttccatattgcCATTCCCATGTCCTTTCCCATGCATTCTGCCTTCATCAGGATGTCATCAAACTGGCCTGTGCTGATACCACCTTCAATCGGCTGTATCCGGTTGTGCTTGTAGTCCTTATATTTGTACTGGATTCTCTGATTATTCTCATCTCCTATGTGTTGATACTCAAGAGTGTCCTGAGCATTGCCTCCAGAGATGAGCGGGCCAAGGCCCTCAACACCTGTGTCTCCCACATCTGCTGTGTCCTGGTTTTCTACATCACAGTGATTGGATTGTCTCTAATTCATCGGTTTGGAAAGGAGGTTCCACATATTGTCCACCTCATTATGAGCTATgtctattttctgtttcctccATTAATGAATCCTATAATCTATAGTGTCAAAACCAAGCAGATCCAGAGTGGTGTTCTTCACCTTTTCACTACCCATAAAGTTAGAACCTGA